Proteins from a genomic interval of Streptomyces sp. NBC_01445:
- a CDS encoding GNAT family N-acetyltransferase, which yields MKITDMEPGDPRLGAEVLPVLQELRPHLTDELFSEVYAEGYPQGLRFTAAYTDDGSCSGVAGWRVAANTSALRKLYVDDLVTAERARSGGVGRALLAYLEDRARELGCRTLQLDSGTRRTDAHRFYLRERMDITAFHFTKRLG from the coding sequence ATGAAGATCACTGACATGGAGCCCGGCGATCCGCGCCTCGGCGCCGAGGTCCTGCCCGTGCTCCAGGAGCTGCGCCCGCACCTGACCGACGAGCTGTTCTCCGAGGTGTACGCAGAGGGGTATCCGCAGGGGCTGCGGTTCACGGCCGCGTACACCGACGACGGGTCGTGCTCGGGCGTCGCGGGGTGGCGCGTGGCCGCCAACACGAGCGCGCTGCGCAAGCTGTACGTCGACGATCTGGTGACCGCCGAGCGGGCCAGGTCGGGCGGCGTGGGCCGGGCGCTGCTCGCGTATCTGGAGGATCGGGCGCGCGAACTGGGCTGCCGCACGCTCCAGCTGGACTCGGGGACGCGCCGGACGGACGCGCACCGCTTCTATCTGCGGGAGCGTATGGACATCACGGCGTTCCACTTCACGAAGAGGCTCGGCTGA
- a CDS encoding TIGR03086 family metal-binding protein, whose amino-acid sequence MNDIHENDENNESHGNDDSQENPRGIGDLLGVAAERAVPVVRALPDDRLEAATPCAEYDVKALVNHVFQVMEQFQRLAAKQDSDFTQSAADRVAEGPDWRERFGEEARKLVAAWSAPGAEEGKTGAMNMPAATVGSMVLLDLTVHVWDLARATGQEYVPEGEALALVERLAGTVAELAPTARSMGVFGEAVPEPADASAFERLLAATGRDPRWAPPAR is encoded by the coding sequence ATGAATGACATCCACGAGAACGACGAGAACAACGAGAGTCACGGGAACGACGACAGTCAGGAGAACCCGCGCGGCATCGGTGATCTTCTGGGCGTGGCCGCGGAGCGGGCCGTCCCGGTCGTCCGCGCCCTGCCCGACGACCGCCTCGAAGCGGCGACGCCGTGCGCGGAGTACGACGTGAAGGCCCTGGTCAACCACGTCTTCCAGGTGATGGAGCAGTTCCAGCGGCTGGCCGCGAAGCAGGACTCCGACTTCACGCAGTCCGCCGCGGACCGGGTGGCCGAGGGGCCCGACTGGCGTGAGCGGTTCGGTGAGGAGGCCCGGAAGCTGGTGGCGGCCTGGTCGGCACCGGGTGCCGAGGAGGGGAAGACCGGGGCGATGAACATGCCGGCGGCCACGGTCGGCTCCATGGTGCTGCTCGATCTGACGGTGCACGTCTGGGACCTGGCGCGGGCGACCGGGCAGGAGTACGTGCCCGAGGGGGAGGCGCTCGCCCTCGTGGAGCGGCTGGCCGGGACCGTCGCGGAGCTGGCGCCGACGGCGCGGTCGATGGGGGTGTTCGGGGAGGCGGTGCCGGAGCCCGCGGACGCGTCGGCGTTCGAGCGGCTGCTCGCGGCGACGGGCCGGGATCCGCGGTGGGCTCCGCCCGCGCGCTGA
- a CDS encoding GNAT family N-acetyltransferase: MTHSTEHRTAAEKMTDIGLVPWTDDDFDLLLKNNAPEMTAHLGGPETLDQLMDRHRRYLALSTLDGHGRMFRITAGPDAPAAGSIGYWATPWQGERIWETGWGVLPGYQGRGIAAAAARLVAAHAAADRARLRHLHAFPPVDHPASNGVCRSAGFTLRGPCDLEYPKGRAIRCHDWHLDLRTLSRASS; encoded by the coding sequence ATGACGCACAGCACCGAACACAGGACGGCCGCGGAAAAGATGACGGACATAGGCCTCGTGCCCTGGACGGACGACGACTTCGATCTCCTGCTCAAGAACAACGCGCCCGAGATGACGGCCCACCTCGGCGGCCCCGAGACCCTCGACCAGCTCATGGACCGCCACCGCCGCTACCTCGCCCTGTCCACGCTCGACGGGCACGGCCGGATGTTCCGCATCACCGCGGGACCCGACGCCCCCGCGGCGGGCTCCATCGGCTACTGGGCGACACCGTGGCAGGGCGAACGCATCTGGGAGACCGGCTGGGGCGTCCTGCCCGGCTACCAGGGCCGCGGCATCGCCGCCGCGGCCGCCCGCCTCGTCGCCGCCCACGCGGCCGCCGACCGGGCGCGCCTGCGCCATCTGCACGCGTTCCCGCCCGTCGACCACCCCGCGTCGAACGGCGTCTGCCGCAGCGCGGGCTTCACCCTGCGCGGCCCCTGCGACCTCGAGTACCCGAAGGGCCGCGCGATCCGCTGCCACGACTGGCACCTCGACCTGCGGACCCTCAGCCGAGCCTCTTCGTGA